Genomic DNA from Theileria equi strain WA chromosome 4 map unlocalized gcontig_1105316255033, whole genome shotgun sequence:
AATAAGAAAAACAAGAAGGATaagaaagagaaaaagGACAAGAAGAGAAAGGAGATCAGAACTAAACTAGAAGCACTTAGGGAGCAAGAAGATAGGCTACAGGAACAGCTAGAACAAGAAAAGGAAAGGATCAGAAATGCAGAGGGACTCGAGGAAAAGGAGAAGAGTGAAGAAAAGAGATTAGAAAGGGAACTGGAAAGATGCAGGAAGAATATTGAAAAGCTTGAAAAGAAGcaaaagaaggaagaaagGAAAGAGAGACAGAGGCTAGGAAAGgagaaaaagaaggaaCTTAGGAGggaaaggaagagactagagagagaagaaaagaaaatcttggatgaagaagacgaagaagaggaactAAAAAATAGAAGGAAAAACGATTTAGATGACGATGAGGGACAAAACGGACGGGactttccaaattttgacGATGACTCTGATCAGGATTGTGAAGATGGCTCATGTGACTCATAAATGAGGCTTATGATGCAAATTAAAGAAtcactttatatttttaggGGAATTTGCCCTTTACCCATTCATAATGTGGAATGGCTCTCACGGATTTCTCCGTGTGTTTTATTCTGGTAATTCTTGTACCATATTTCTTCATAGATGAGACTAGTATTTATGTAAAGtgcaaaaatataaactttaATAGACGAGGGAAAGATATTTTTGCAGTTTCTTCAAAATGTGCGCCCCTTTACGGAGATTCTTTGCAGAATCTCTCATTCCTAAGTTCAAACTTGGCAAGTTCCGGACTTGTACGCAATTTCCACGAAATTAAGATGTCTTCCAATTCAGAGGATGCTGAATCTGTGAAGGATCTTGTGGAGCGCAGCAACGCCAGGGCTGGCATAGGAGGAGACAAAGTCGATGAAGACAAACCCAGGTATTTTACATAATTTCCACGCAATTAACATACAGAAAATCCAACTCTCCGGATGTAAGAGTCTACGCGCCAAGAATAATCTCCAAAAAAGTCAAGAGCAGATACAAATTCAGACCAACAAGTATGTCATTCGCACCGAAATTGTTGTCTAATGCGCAAACGTGTAGGAATGCAAGGAATAAAACTGCATGATGAATCGTCATTCAACACAGTTTcaatgatgaagataaatGGAGGTTCTATACGGGGTCGAAAACTCTGTTGTCCACCCGTATACATCCGTCCCATGATGTCTAGGGTatctttgtatttttgaaatAACATGAACTAGGTAAAAGGCGCTTTATTCTCATCCCTTCAACATATTGGCATGTTCTCTCCGGATCGAGAGTGCAGGTATATTGTGGCAATCACCGTATATGCATAAATACAGTGTAATTGATCTGTTTTGTGGCACTGGCTCTGTAGGATTAGAGGCTCTCTCCTATGGAGCAACCAACTGCACTTTTGTAGACATATCAATGGAATGTTGCAAGGTAAGGTATCCTCTTATTTATCTCTGTGCAGGCCACTTCAATAAATGCTGGACACTGTGGTTTCAAGGACAAGTCTAGGGTATTAAGAGCGGATGCAATGGTATAtaaatctccattatttataATGATAATGACAGGAATCAATAACATCACCGTGGTTACACTCAATTAACCAAAAGTTTGATCTCCTCATAGCTTGTCCACCATACCAAGAGGTCATATACTCTGAATTAATAGAGGTTAGATTGAGTATTTCCACGTTAAAACTGTTCAGAAGATCGCAAACAGTACTATTTTAAATAAGAATGCCGCCGTAGTAATAGAATATCCCAAAGAAATCAACTTCTTACCACAGgtaaatttacatttgCGATAAACAAGGTGTAGAATGTTGGAGACGGAAAACTTCTAGGGATAAAAAATCGCAGATATGGACGCACGATCCTTGCAGTTTATCTCTATACTCCCTCAGAAAATCGCATGGAACTTGTAGAGTCCGCAGCGAAGGAGTTCGTACCAACAACATACAGCAGGAAGAGACTCAAAATAGAAGGATTCATCAAAAAGAGAGGGGAGGAAGAcccatttataatgtagtttAAATATCTATCAAGTACTACAAATAGTTTATAATTAGGTCCATCCtaaaaaatttgaaaataatgcGATTCCAATAAAGCAGAGCAAAACGTTTTGCAAAAGTAGGAAAAACGCTACCATTATTTCAATGTCCAATTTGCAAAGACTCTCCCATTTCCAGTGGTTAATATGACGTATCCTTTCCACAATAATCGCAAAGTGCAAATGATAGGCAATTAAACAGAGAGTTTGTCTCATTAACACATTTGTGTGACCATAGAATAAAAAAGTAAAAAGGGTTGATAATAAATGCAACACTAGTCCAACCTCTGGATGAGAAAGTAAAGAGACTAGAAGCGTGATTTTTGAGCATAAACCTCCAGTTTTCCCATCTTGCCCCAATCTATAGTCATAGAGTTTCCTGTATAGTTCCCTGACAAAGTTCTTGTACCTAATCAAGCAGAATACACAAATCATAATTGTTCCTCCAGTGTATAAAAGCATATGGAGCCGTACCGGATTCCTCAAGATCCAGAATAGAGCGAGGTTCCAGTATTCCTTTTGTACATGTTTATATATGTTTGGAAATCTCGAGTTGCACCAGCTTCTATGCTCTGTTGGTAGGGAAGCCCTTCCCAAAAACCTTTTTATTCCACCTTTAGTAAGTGCTGCCCGCAGAAATTTAGGGAAGCTCAAAAGTTTTATATCATCCAAAGGTGTTACTAGGCAATATACAACGTATCCATAAAACTGCAGGCAAATAAGTGGCAATGCAAGCGTAGCGGCATAAAATGCTGCCTTTATCCAATGAAAAATTGCTGCGATAACAAAATATAGTTTACTGCTTCTTTCATTCCTTTCGGTCCACATTGGTTTATAATgttccattaaaatgttaaatTTAGACAACAGTGGGCACGTCCTGAGAGTATGAAAGAATAGAGGAATCGCTAACATGATACCATTTGATCTTAGAAAACAACATAAAAAAAATAGAAAGACAGCCGCGATTTCTAAAATGTACTTTTGTAGTGTGTATAAAAAACTAGAGTATTCTTTactgtaaaatatttcttcAGCCTCAAATAAGCATAATATGGCAAGGAAAGAAAAGAGTGAAAAGACGCTCTCGGTGTATAGAGCACTTGCGTGAATTGCTGCAGGGCAGATGTTATATAGTATACTTGCTAGATATGAAATTCTTTCAATTTTTTTAAATTTCACTTCTTCATATACTCCTGTCCAACGTATTCCGGTGTCAAAATATCCATCTCCCAGATCGTTTAAACATTTTCGCCTGAGTAGCAATTTCCAGCACAAGAGATATATTAGAACTGCAGATATTATTGCAGATACATTTGTGATTAAAAGACCGGCTATTGCTATATACATGAATTTAGGTAGCTCTGTTCCATCGTTAAAAAAGCCTTTATCAATGAGAAATTTGTGACATAACCCAAGACATTTTCCTGCTAAATTAGacaaatatggaagaagtGGGAAGAATGCTGTGGAATCCTCAGTTCCATATACTAAATCATCTGTAGAATATTTGAGAAAGCGCTCGGCATCCCAGCTGAGAAATGGCAGTAACTTTATCCAAAGCTTAAATTTATAGCCTTTGAAAAAGTCGTCCTgctcatttttatccaaaaatcCCATGAGGGTTGTATAAGGATACGTTGTATTGCCgtatactacatttttactTTGTAATTCAATCTTATCCAGCGGAACCACTTCCTCATGTGATTCATCCTTTGCCATTTTAGGCCTCAAAGTTACATAAATCTTGCCATTATCAAGCTTGGGAGGATCAATCCAGGAATTTTCAGAGATGAAAATCGCAAATGAGATCACGAATAATCTCAGTACCACGGATGTGCAAAGTGCCCGAGCTAGGCGTTTCCTAGGTTTAACAAACGCACCTGTACTTGTGTCTTTCATGTGAATAAGACAAAATGTAACGCACAGGCCAACTAGAGTTAATGAATTTATTAACTGATCGATATCCACACAACACCATTGGCTTCATCTCTCACCCAGAGGGTTTCTAAGGTTGAATTTTGTAGCATATCGGATACATACTTTGTGAATATGTTGTCCTGATGTCCAAATTTGACGAGAAGCGTTTTTTGTCCTGCTTTGAGCAGCTAACGGAATTTGATGCCGAAAAGCGGAAGGAATCCATCAACAAAATACTCTTAGACATAGAAACCGGAGATAAAGCCACAaagaataaagaagatgagtGGAGAGTTGGCCCATTATCCACAAATAGAGAgtataaatacaaatatgCACTTAAGGATAATATTCTACTGCAATACACCATTGATAGGCTTTTGAAAGGTATAAGATCcaaaaggaagaactcGAGGATCGGATTTACTGTAGCCTTACTCTCCGTTCTTAGGGTACATATCGATAACGTCGATCCAGGAGCAGTAGCGAAAGCTATTTTGGAGTATACCAATACAAAAGAATGTGTTCCGTCAGAGGTTAAGGATGCCCTATGCGGAAGGCTGTTCGGAATTGCTATTTTACAAAGGGTAGGATACTTTTCTCTGCCTCAGTGCGTAGAGTATTTGTCTGAAATTTGTCAAAGCGTATGGGAAGTTTATGATTATAAGATATACTTCCAGGATGCCGCATCGATTCTGCAATTTCTGATCGCTAGAGATGTTTATACCGCCACAAAGGATGCTGAAGTATCACTTAGTCATGTTAAAGACCGTATTTCTGATCTTTTTGATGAGGCAAATGTAGATAAAACACTCAAAGATGAAGGTGTATTATCTTGCCCTTTAATGAGCTTGTACGCACTTTTGCACAAGTATATATATAACGGAGATTCCTCTCTCGCTGTAATATCCCAATCTCCTGCATCTCAGCAAAATCTACCGATATCCCTTCGCTATGTTTCATGTATACCAAGGTATCATCCCGTTGTACCTTCCTTCTTTCACATTCTTATTGAGTCTGCGGATATTCAGAGGGTTTGTATTTCCATAGACACTCTTTTTGAATCCACGGTACAAAATGCATTCACTGCCTTTAGACTCTACGCGGTACTCCTCAGTAAAATTGGCTACAAGGTTATTGAGCATAGCAGGGCATACATACAAGCAATAATGAAATATAATCATGCTTCAAGGGATCACCCACTAAAAATTATTGTATCACATACTCTGCATCTACTATGTGGAATATTTAGCAAGGAGGCTTCAAAACAAGAATATGCTCTCCAAGATCACGAAATATACGGATATATACAAGCACAAATGATTGATTTTAAACAAATGTTTGATCCAGAACAACATGGGAGAAGAGTTAATATGGATATTGATGATGGATCCAGAATATCttgtataatgcatatAGGTGAATCTTGTAATTTTTCAATGGGCTCTTTTTCCACATTTCAGAAGGTCATTGATACTATTTTGAGGAACTCGGATGTAACAAAGGTCTATCCATATTTCAAGGCTGAATTTTGCACCGTTGAGGCATCTGAGGCACCTACTGGTGAGAGTAGCAATTCTAAGGTTTCATGGATGTTTGCAGTTCTTCAACTATGTGTGGCTTCTCACGGAGATCCCGCTCTTCGCCTCAAAATGTTAGGGGATTTCGCAAAGCTATGTCTAAACTGTACTGCTGATTTACTTCCAGCGCGCACAAATTCTGTGATAACCCAACTAGCAAGGATTCTAGAAACATgttttaaaacaaaatcaTTTAAAACTGAAGAAACAGTTCACAATGTAACATCAATATATCTAGAAGTTGGAAAAGCTACAGATAAAACTGGTGAATTAATATTTGATCGTCTTTACAACATGTCCGTAAAGATGGATATGACGAATCTAAGATTATGTGTGTTATCATTGGCGCTTTTGCTGAAGATGCGACATCTGAAATCTCAACAAAATGAAGTTATTGAGGAGTTTGCAGAAGCTCTATGTGAAGCAGTTCAAGATTTGGGTGATGTAAGGTTACAATCCGCTACACTTTCCGCGATTATTACCGATGATCACTCACCGGATTTTGGACTATTTCACACTATTGCAAAGGAAATTTGGAGGCAACTTTCAGGTACTCTAAGTCTAGATGTACAAAAGATACTTGTAAAAAACGCAGTTCTGTATGATattgatgaggatgaagatgatgacaCAAGCGAGGAATCTGAAAGTGAAGATTCAGAATCAGAAAAGGATCAAGAAGAGTCTGAAGACGACGAAAAAAGTGACgaatctgaggaagaggaagaagacgatgatgaagatgaaaaggatgaagaacaagaagATGAGGGTGAAGACTCAGATATTGAGCTAAAGACGCTTTCTTCTGTAGTTGATGAACTTTTAACTGTGGAGTCAGGATATTCCAAAGTGCGCATGGAGAGACGCCGTCTTATGCAAGAGTTAACGCCAGATTCTCTAAGAATGAAAATACGATATCTGGATCTCCTTCAAGCACACTTTGAGGGGAAATCACACGATGTTTTCAGCATGAAGTCTATGGTCAGGCTTTTGAACTCCTACGTTAAATCAGTTGTTATGCAAGAAAAGGATCTAAAAAAGGGCATGAAGGAAGTTTTAGTTTCTTATTCAAACAAGGTAGCAAAACTTATAAAGGGTGGGCCAAAAACATCTACTGAAAGTCCATCTGATGAACTGCGCCAATTAATAATAGACCTGCAGACAAACATTATAAAAACGCTGCAAACAACTAGGAAGGTGCTTGATGTTACACTTGACACATTTATTCACCTGTGTAGAATGGAGAAAGCTATATTTGGTGACACCCTATCTTCTACGTCTGTGATTTACATGGGACTTTTATCCTCTGTCTTTACaaaaaaatgcaaaattGGTACAAGATTCTTTGTCACACTTTCAAGGCGTCTTCCGTCAGTATTTGAGGGCATTGATCTACTTAAGATCACTTCAGAATGTCGCGTAGACTTTGTACAATCAGAGGTTCTCCAAATCGCTGAAAAAACACTGGAGTATGTTTCAGGAGACGCTCTAAAGAAACACATGGAAACCTACAATCTAGATAGCGAATTCTCCGGTGTTGATGTTGAGgcattttcatctccaggAAAGACAACCGAACGGttcattcatcttcttgaTATCTTGTCCACAAAAGCTAGTGAGGAAagcaagaatggaaaatctAATGAAAGAGGTTTATCACTTCAATTGATCAAGAGCCTAGCAAGAGTGGCGGTTTTAGTTGTTAAACGCATATCGACTTCCAAGAATCCAAAGCTCTTGGGTAATTTGAAGGAAAAAATCCAGAATCTTACAAAAGCAGTAGAATCTTCTGATCCAAAGCGCAGAAAGCTTGTGCAGCCATTCAATGCAGTTATAAAGGAAATCAATAAACTGTAAAGGCAATGTCTATTTTCGCCGTATAACAAGTCCTTAAGATATATAAAGCGTATAGTTGGTGATATCTGGTACTCGTAAACGAACAGTTTTGGAGAGTTTTAGATGGATCATTGACCAAAGACAAGTACCCTCCACATATTTGTGCTATTTAATCCTTGATCATTACTTGTGCTCAAATTCATCTAACCATTCTGCCGTATTGAGCACATTATCCGCACGTACTTTTCGTTTGCTCTGCCCTCTGTCGACCTccatttccagaatgtGCACAGTTTTCAGAAGTaccattttcaaaaaaATGTGTTTTGAGTCATAATTTCGCACTTCCCGGTATCCTGATTGGAAAATATGCCATTTGAGGTCGCAAATGGTTTGTGTCACTTATGTAGGTGCCCTGTCCTGGTAAAGACGCACACATTTCACTATTGATATATCAAACGCATAAAAATCTCTATAAATGGATTCAGCAACCAATTCTATCTTCAATTCCGTGCGGAACTGCCCCTGCATCTCAAGGTATGATAAGGGAGAAGTAGACGTGGATAATGACGACTATTTTGATGTTTACAACGCTAATAAGGATGAGGAAAGGTTAAAGGATGACTGGCGGTGGTTAAGTATTCGATGTGAACGAAGGTTGAATGAAAAACTTACTTCTTGCCTCTCGAATAGACTTCATAGACTCCCTTCAGCATATAAAGAGAGTACAGCAACACCAGAGGACTTTGCTAGTTTTGTTCCTCGGATTATTAGGGAATATGCTTGCTCCATTGACGAACAGGTGCTGGAATCTGGCACCTTTCAAATCCAAGCTACATCGCCATTGACACAGATACGAACATCAATAGTACCCTCCGTGGACTTGACACCAATATTCGAAGGGTATGCACCAGTCGTATTCTGTGACGTTAGTGGATTCACTTCTCTGGCCGAAGCTGTTGAAGACTCTGGAGATCCAGATGCCGCTGCCACTTTGGGTAAATGTCTGAATGAATTTTTTGATCCACTCATTAGCATAATATATCACTGGGGAGGCGATATAATGAAGTTCTCCGGAGATGCAGTCTTAGCGGTATGGAAAGGACACGACTTGTCAAACGAACAAATGTCTCTTCtagcattaaaatgttgTCACGAACTGCACAAAGTATTACATGAGTTCCCATCTGGGATTGATGGAAGAACATTATCGATGCATATCGGAGCATCCTTTGGAAAAATATCAATTTTTAACGTTGGAGGTGTGATGAACCACTGGGAATATGTAATATCCGGCATACCTCTAAGGGAAATTGCAATCGCAGAACCTCTGGCTGAATCTGGAGAAACTGTCATTTCAGCTtctattttaaaatgtgcaGAAACAGAAGTGGAAGTTACACCAATAGATGGTAATACGGAGTATTATGTACTCAAATCCGTGAAGCCACTATCAAATGTATTAGGTATGAATTACGGAGAATTTGTATATGCTAATGAACATGATCTCAATCGTTCAAGGTATACAACATTTTGTATGACAGAATCGATATCTAATGACGAATTAACACCAAAAACAAACATGCACAGTGATATTTCTGGAGAATCAACTCATACCACTCTGCAAGATATGCGTACTTTATCATATATGGATTACGGTGCAGATTTGGATGTCAGGACCAGTCACGTTCCTATATTTGGAAGATATATGCCAGAATATATCTATAATAGGCTTATTTCGGGCTATAATATCTTTCATAATGAAATGCGCAACCTTACAACAATTTTTGTATCCGTAACCAACTTTGATATTTCATCACTAAATGGAAGAGATGTGGCACAGCAAATCATGGTAGTATGTCAAAAGGCTACATATGCTGTTGAAGGTGTTGTAAATAAGCTTCTAGTGGATGACAAAGGTCTAATGATCCTTATTTTCATGGGATTCCCTCCATATTACCATGTTGATGATCCCGTTCGCTCTGTTTTCGTGGCATTCAAAATAGCAAGTAGTTGTAAAAGATTAGGTCTTGATGTGGGCATTGGAATATCAACCGGAAGGGTGTGGTGTGGAACTCTGGGCAATGATTTGCGCAAAGAATATACTGCACTTGGAGATCATGTTAATCTCTCTTGCAGATTAATGAGCATGGGAATCAAACGTTCATATGAGGCAGCTAAAAACGATAGTGAAAACGTCAAAAAGTTCACACATCCGATATTTGTAGATGAAAACACTTACTTAATAGCTCAGAGCTCCCTAGGGTTTGAATACGTCGATCGTATAAAGTTGAAGGGTAAAGACAAACTAGTGAATATTTACACACCAACTGGGAAAGTAGTTCGAGGAAAAGAGAGACTTAAATCTCCCCTGGAAAGTTGGAAGAGttggaaaatgtataaGGAGGTTAGTGACAAACTAGACCAATATGAATTATTACGATATGGCGGTATTATGACCATTTTTGGAAACGAAGGAAGCGAAATGCAAGCCTACCTAAAGAGAAAACTTGATCCCTATATTCCCACGATTTCTGTATCGACTATAAGGGATTCTGAAATATCAATAGCTACTGATTCCAAAACTATCTGGAAATCACTATGTACCGAACTTGTGGATAAATGGGCATCCAGTGAGCATAGAAGGAAAATGCTCACCCTTCATAATAGACAGTATTATAAAAGTCATAATTGTGTTTCTAAAAAGGGAGTAACAGCCCTTGTGAAGGAACTCTTGGATCCATCCCTCCATTGGAACATGGGAGTAATCAGCCATTTGATTGATGGCCTTGAGAGTGAATCAACAATAGCCCTAATAAAGGGGTTGTCCAACAAATACAAGAGAGCTAGCAGGCTTTCAAGTACCCTAAAAAACATATTGGGTATGCATGAAAATGCTGATTCTGAAATGGAAGCCACATTTGATGACTCCAaaacatcttcattttccGATGCAGAAATTGCTCTTCTTGAGAGGTCTCTTTTGGATGAACCAATTTCACCATTCATATTGTCAATGATACAGGGATTTTTAATGCACGAAAAGCTATGTATAATTTTAAACATGCAGAGAGGAACATCGGTTGAGTATACAATAGATGATGAATCATGGAATATAGTTTTAGATTTAGCAAGGCTTGCAACTGACGTACGAAAACAGGTAGAGGCAAATTGTGGATCTACTATGCCTATCATATTCATTCTTATCGCACCAAATGCCTATTTTTTAAGGGCCAAAGACCTCCTGGAAATCGCTAAAGAGCGCAATTCTGTGGTGAAAATGAAACGTTTAAACAAAGAGGAGACAGGAGAATTAATTTCTCACTGTCTAAATGTTGCAGATATACCAGACGAACTAGTCGAACATATTTACACTAATACTTCTGGAATGCCCCAATTTGTTTGTAAAAGCGTTCAGAGGCTTTTAGATGAAGGTCACATTAAAATTTCTACCGAAAACCAGGATGCATCAATGGAATGGTCTCCTGAGTATCTCATTTACTCCGAACCTGTAAAGGCAAGTGTATCTGTCAATCTAGAAAATGTTACGTTCATAGACGAGATGCGTTCATTTGCAATGACTAAAATTGACAGATTACAACCAAATGAACTTTTCATTGCAAAAGTTGCAAATATGCTGCCAGAACCATTTTCAGCAAAAAATCTGCTGGGAAGAAATCCAAAGATGTTAGATGATGCAGTTTTCATACAAATAGTTGAGTCACTTCTCAATTATGAAGTTCTAGAAATTGATGGCTCAGAGAATATGGATGTATCTTTGCATACAAAATTGAGCATTGACTCCTCTGTACAGTTTAAAATAGCGAATATGGCTATTAAAAGCGTAATTTCCGAACGAATTTTGGAAGATGAAAGGACATGGATCAAAGAACACTTTGTATAATCAACTAGTTGTAAATTATAACCCTCTATTGTGTCTATAGTGCACTAATCATACATAAGCTGTTCATCTTGAAAATATTGTGTGAGACCTTGATACTTATAGTAAAAATGATTCTTATCCATACtaatttcatcaattttGTAGTATATGAATGCACAATTATGAACTGGGAGTGTTCACGGAGATAAACAGGAATATACAGTCACATACAAAACTACCAACTTTTAGAGACTAATTATCTGTGTTTTAATCCTTAAGATATCTACAAAGCTCTAGCAAAGTATCCATACAAAAATCAATTCATCGACAAATTATAAACCCCTTTGTGCCTCATACCTCTGGGACTATATAATGTTATTCAGAGTCTTATTCTCACAATATTTCAGAAAGATCAATCGCCCATGATTCTATTGGAGTGAATAAATTTTTGGTTAAAATGGGCACTAGTTTTTAATTCCAGTCCACACCAATCTCATTAAACAATTACTTCATGGGAAACTAtgataaatgcaaacattGCAAAGGAACAACAGCTACTGTAGACCACCTTGCCACATGCTGTGAACATAAATTAGCCTTTGATTACACCAGACGACATAACGAAGactgaaatgtgtatctcTCCACCTGTGCCACATGTTCAATCTAACAAGGAGAGAACATTAAAGGATATGTGATGCAGGAGATACTCATGGGATGTTTATAAGACTCCTTGGAAACCTCTTGCATGCAAATTAGTCTAATGAGTTACTCCATAAATCGATAGAATCAGtgcttctagaaggtctTAAGATccccaaaacctacggaaaatccgtaggaTCTACAAGGgtaggaactaataacGCAGATATAACACAACCCTTACACCTAGAGCAGATTAATTAGTTATTATGTATTGTTTGCTTACATAGTTGTCATAGCTAGTCAACATTCgtccatactgaccatcctgctcacaccagttgagacatgaatggattGCTACTATGATGGTAACTATGGAAGGACGATAGGATAGTATGAATGAGGTTGTGgatgatggagaatctgaggaagacTCTAAGGAATCTCATAATCCTACTTTCTTGGTTCCTCTACTACTAAACTTGAAGAactaaaggatgaattGGCTGTTGTGGGTGCTAGTAAAGctgaagagtctactgcTGGATACTCTACGGAATGTAATGCTAGCAGTAATGCTAGAGGACCCGAAAGACTTTATGCTAAAGTTAAAGAACCTGAAACAGTTGgatctgaagaacaaacTCTTAGTTCTTTTGGCCATACTTCTACTACTTCTTTTCATAGTGTCTCTAGTCACTTGCTGTATCTCAGGTATTCCAAATAACCTCTACCTCTCTCTGGTCATACTCTTTCCTTCCCTATGGTTCCTCAAGCTGCTGATTCTGCTGGTCCTGAAAGATTTTAGGGTCAGATTCAAGGTGGAGCCCGTAGAGACTGTCACTTCTGATCAAGGCACTTCTTAAGACCTTTTAGGGAAAATCTTTGGAGGTGGCGGTTCTTCAGTTCTGGGCACAGGTGGAGGCATTGGTGTATAATACTACGTCTGGTACAACTTCTTTCTAGATATTTTCTAGACACTAGAAACTACTCTTTAAACATCATGCTAAAAGTCAGCATTGTTCCATCGGTCTCCCTTCTTAGAGAGTCTGCAGTGGATATTCCGtaggaattttaatggacATCTACCAACAATGCTAGTACTGTTATTCGGGGTCTTGCTAACACTCCGTCAGAGTGTATATGTTTAATTAATGATACTTCCTTTACATTCATAGGTATGATAGATTGACATCTTTTCATCACAAAATCCTTTTCCTCCAAGAGATTCATACATGAACAGATTACAGAAGGACCCCTACCAGAGTAATAAGTAACTATTTGGACTCCTGAAGAGTGAGAAACTGCACTGTCTCAAGGAGTACACAATCCATATAGGACATACACTTATGCCAGTCTAATTAGCAGTAGAACAATCACGATTACGGATTACATCCTCCGAATTTACCACAACTTTATACCCTGGAATGGATAAAGTAATGTTTGGATATCGTACGGATGAAAATGGCGCACAGCAATTGTCTATTCTCTTCCCATGGTACACTATCAAGGTTACTCCGTTCATAGTCTACACTCTCCCATCAGAACAAATACAGGT
This window encodes:
- a CDS encoding conserved hypothetical protein (encoded by transcript BEWA_015510A) — translated: MALTDFSVCFILVILVPYFFIDETSIYVKCKNINFNRRGKDIFAVSSKCAPLYGDSLQNLSFLSSNLASSGLVRNFHEIKMSSNSEDAESVKDLVERSNARAGIGGDKVDEDKPRKSNSPDVRVYAPRIISKKVKSRYKFRPTRMQGIKLHDESSFNTVSMMKINGGSIRGRKLCCPPVYIRPMMSRVKGALFSSLQHIGMFSPDRECSVIDLFCGTGSVGLEALSYGATNCTFVDISMECCKATSINAGHCGFKDKSRVLRADAMESITSPWLHSINQKFDLLIACPPYQEVIYSELIEKIANSTILNKNAAVVIEYPKEINFLPQNVGDGKLLGIKNRRYGRTILAVYLYTPSENRMELVESAAKEFVPTTYSRKRLKIEGFIKKRGEEDPFIM
- a CDS encoding conserved hypothetical protein (encoded by transcript BEWA_015530A), translating into MSKFDEKRFLSCFEQLTEFDAEKRKESINKILLDIETGDKATKNKEDEWRVGPLSTNREYKYKYALKDNILLQYTIDRLLKGIRSKRKNSRIGFTVALLSVLRVHIDNVDPGAVAKAILEYTNTKECVPSEVKDALCGRLFGIAILQRVGYFSLPQCVEYLSEICQSVWEVYDYKIYFQDAASILQFLIARDVYTATKDAEVSLSHVKDRISDLFDEANVDKTLKDEGVLSCPLMSLYALLHKYIYNGDSSLAVISQSPASQQNLPISLRYVSCIPRYHPVVPSFFHILIESADIQRVCISIDTLFESTVQNAFTAFRLYAVLLSKIGYKVIEHSRAYIQAIMKYNHASRDHPLKIIVSHTLHLLCGIFSKEASKQEYALQDHEIYGYIQAQMIDFKQMFDPEQHGRRVNMDIDDGSRISCIMHIGESCNFSMGSFSTFQKVIDTILRNSDVTKVYPYFKAEFCTVEASEAPTGESSNSKVSWMFAVLQLCVASHGDPALRLKMLGDFAKLCLNCTADLLPARTNSVITQLARILETCFKTKSFKTEETVHNVTSIYLEVGKATDKTGELIFDRLYNMSVKMDMTNLRLCVLSLALLLKMRHLKSQQNEVIEEFAEALCEAVQDLGDVRLQSATLSAIITDDHSPDFGLFHTIAKEIWRQLSGTLSLDVQKILVKNAVLYDIDEDEDDDTSEESESEDSESEKDQEESEDDEKSDESEEEEEDDDEDEKDEEQEDEGEDSDIELKTLSSVVDELLTVESGYSKVRMERRRLMQELTPDSLRMKIRYLDLLQAHFEGKSHDVFSMKSMVRLLNSYVKSVVMQEKDLKKGMKEVLVSYSNKVAKLIKGGPKTSTESPSDELRQLIIDLQTNIIKTLQTTRKVLDVTLDTFIHLCRMEKAIFGDTLSSTSVIYMGLLSSVFTKKCKIGTRFFVTLSRRLPSVFEGIDLLKITSECRVDFVQSEVLQIAEKTLEYVSGDALKKHMETYNLDSEFSGVDVEAFSSPGKTTERFIHLLDILSTKASEESKNGKSNERGLSLQLIKSLARVAVLVVKRISTSKNPKLLGNLKEKIQNLTKAVESSDPKRRKLVQPFNAVIKEINKL
- a CDS encoding conserved hypothetical protein (encoded by transcript BEWA_015520A), which codes for MAKDESHEEVVPLDKIELQSKNVVYGNTTYPYTTLMGFLDKNEQDDFFKGYKFKLWIKLLPFLSWDAERFLKYSTDDLVYGTEDSTAFFPLLPYLSNLAGKCLGLCHKFLIDKGFFNDGTELPKFMYIAIAGLLITNVSAIISAVLIYLLCWKLLLRRKCLNDLGDGYFDTGIRWTGVYEEVKFKKIERISYLASILYNICPAAIHASALYTESVFSLFSFLAILCLFEAEEIFYSKEYSSFLYTLQKYILEIAAVFLFFLCCFLRSNGIMLAIPLFFHTLRTCPLLSKFNILMEHYKPMWTERNERSSKLYFVIAAIFHWIKAAFYAATLALPLICLQFYGYVVYCLVTPLDDIKLLSFPKFLRAALTKGGIKRFLGRASLPTEHRSWCNSRFPNIYKHVQKEYWNLALFWILRNPVRLHMLLYTGGTIMICVFCLIRYKNFVRELYRKLYDYRLGQDGKTGGLCSKITLLVSLLSHPEVGLVLHLLSTLFTFLFYGHTNVLMRQTLCLIAYHLHFAIIVERIRHINHWKWESLCKLDIEIMVAFFLLLQNVLLCFIGIALFSNFLGWT